GTATTTCAACCCCACCTACGGTGCATTCTACAACACCATCATCTTCCGTGAAGGTGTTTTGAACAACCACCAGAGTCTGAAGATCGACAACCCGCAGATTAAGGCCAAGGTGGAAGAATGGTGCTCCAAGACCGAAAACCTGGACTACCGTTTCGTGTACTATCTGTTGGGCGCAAAGGGTATTTGCGTGGTGCCCAGCACCAGTTTCTGCACCGACCTCAAGGGCTTCCGCGTGACGCTGCTTGAAGAAGACGAAGCAGAACTGCGTAGCGTGTTCACCACCATCCACGACGCCATCATCGAGTACCTGCACAGCTAGACGAGAGAACGCTTCGCTACAGACGAAAGACGAGAGAAACGCTCCGCTTTATTTTGGCGGCGAAGCCGCATCTTTTAAGCCGCAGGCTCATTCTAAATCTTTCGTCTCTCGTCTATCAGAGGCGAAGCCTCGGTCTATAATCTAAATATGAAATCTTTCGATCTTCAGGTTAAGAACGTTTCCAAGAGTTTCGGCCCCAAGGCCGTGCTCAAGGGAATCGACGTATTCATCAAGGACGGCCAGTTCGTCACCTTGCTAGGCCCTTCCGGCTGCGGCAAGACGACACTGCTCCGCATTATCGCAGGCTTCGAAAAGGCTGATGCCGGAGAAGTCATTCTCGGCGGTGAAATCATTTCCAACAAGTCTCCGGCACACCGCCCCATCAACACGGTGTTCCAGAGCTACGCCTTGTTCCCCCATCTGAACGTCTACAACAACATCGCTTTCGGCCTCAAGAGCCACAAGGTTCCCAAGGATGAAATAGATCGTCGTGTTAAGGCTATGATGGAAACCGTAAACATTACGGACTTGGCAAACGAAATGCCTGCTACCTTGAGCGGTGGTCAAAAGCAGCGTGTAGCCCTCGCCCGCGCCCTCGTCAATGAACCGGACATTCTGCTCCTGGATGAGCCCCTCAGCGCCCTTGACGCAAACCTCCGCAAGAAATTGCAGGTGGAACTCCGCGAAGTGCAGAAGAAGACCGACACCACCTTCATCATGGTGACTCACGACCAGGACGAAGCTATCGCCGTGTCCGACCGAGTTCTCGTGATGCACAAGGGTGAAATTGTTCAGGACGGCAGTCCCGAAGAT
The nucleotide sequence above comes from Fibrobacter sp.. Encoded proteins:
- a CDS encoding ABC transporter ATP-binding protein, yielding MKSFDLQVKNVSKSFGPKAVLKGIDVFIKDGQFVTLLGPSGCGKTTLLRIIAGFEKADAGEVILGGEIISNKSPAHRPINTVFQSYALFPHLNVYNNIAFGLKSHKVPKDEIDRRVKAMMETVNITDLANEMPATLSGGQKQRVALARALVNEPDILLLDEPLSALDANLRKKLQVELREVQKKTDTTFIMVTHDQDEAIAVSDRVLVMHKGEIVQDGSPEDVYEHPVNRFVATFIGEANILECEKVADDKVACAFGELVVEKKPEWNANESGKCCGGVAIRMEDIHVCTPSESFTNNVFDARILERIFRGDYWELIAELPGVSANKSLQLRVMTDPDEIYNAGDQVKLYIEPQYLQVLAD